A single window of Selenomonas sputigena DNA harbors:
- a CDS encoding patatin-like phospholipase family protein codes for MEKMGIVFAGGNGNSAYQMGAWKALRSYELESSVSVVSGTSFGALNAMMFASDGYEKAEDMWQNAAKLKISNVPITKLKEIYDIIVTSGLSGVSFEQFLALFGHGLFDEKSFAAFLEEHLDLSKVRESIEHIFIGATKFPTVEPSYYDILRYPEKMRKVLLTAANALPILYSQLRFSNGVVLWEGSFTDLSPLLPVYEAGVRLIFVLHLSQRSTVQKNLYPDAKIYELFPRPDFSDRPGCVDFTRLAVEKRMKEGYGDMVDLIQKLMKEGVVSCPIGDKIKEVKAKEGDFLKQAKRTEDREAERKRSEIMELLTEK; via the coding sequence ATGGAGAAGATGGGCATAGTGTTCGCCGGCGGCAACGGCAACAGCGCTTATCAGATGGGCGCATGGAAGGCGTTGCGCAGCTACGAGCTTGAGTCTTCCGTCAGCGTCGTCTCCGGAACGTCTTTCGGTGCACTGAACGCCATGATGTTCGCGAGCGACGGCTACGAGAAGGCGGAAGACATGTGGCAGAATGCCGCGAAGCTCAAGATTTCCAACGTGCCGATCACGAAGCTCAAGGAAATCTACGACATCATCGTGACGAGCGGGCTTTCCGGCGTATCGTTCGAGCAGTTTCTCGCACTTTTCGGGCATGGTCTTTTCGATGAAAAGAGTTTCGCTGCGTTCTTGGAAGAGCATCTGGATCTTTCCAAGGTGCGTGAAAGCATCGAGCACATCTTTATCGGAGCAACGAAGTTTCCGACGGTCGAGCCTTCTTACTACGATATCCTGCGCTATCCGGAGAAGATGCGCAAGGTTCTTCTGACTGCGGCGAATGCTTTGCCGATCCTCTACTCGCAGCTGCGTTTTTCCAACGGCGTCGTGCTCTGGGAGGGAAGCTTCACGGATCTCTCGCCGCTCCTGCCCGTCTACGAGGCGGGCGTGCGGTTGATCTTCGTGCTGCACCTGTCACAGAGGAGCACTGTGCAGAAGAACCTTTATCCCGATGCGAAGATTTACGAGCTTTTTCCGCGCCCCGATTTCTCCGATCGCCCGGGCTGCGTCGATTTCACACGCCTCGCTGTCGAAAAGCGCATGAAGGAAGGCTACGGCGATATGGTCGACTTGATTCAGAAGCTCATGAAGGAGGGCGTCGTAAGCTGCCCCATCGGTGATAAGATCAAGGAGGTCAAGGCGAAAGAAGGGGACTTCCTCAAGCAGGCGAAGCGGACGGAGGATCGCGAAGCCGAGCGAAAGCGCAGTGAGATCATGGAACTTTTGACGGAAAAATGA
- the argS gene encoding arginine--tRNA ligase: MDIKEQLSAAIRQAAQKAIADGVFPAGELADILLEVPPDKKFGDFATNFAMQSARVFRMNPKKIAEELVSRIEGDWLDHAEIAGPGFINFYLKGNVLYDLLRHLYEGGEACFNLPQKDTARIMVEYVSANPTGLLHVGHGRGAAVGSALVNLLRAAGYPVHSEYYINDAGNQIDNLAASVNARYLELLGKETVFPENGYHGADIVDTAKRIVEADGEKYLSLSEEQRLAAFKEFALKEKLAQLKEDLAAFNVTFDEWFSERTLHPEAVRDACQTLKEKGKVYDKDGALWLRSTDYGDDKDRVVIRDNGVPTYLAADIAYHRNKLERGFGHLINIWGADHHGYVCRVKAALAALGYAPEQLEVLLLQMVSLYRGGELVKMSKRTGESVTLEELIEEVGTDAARYFFLMRSLDSQLDFDLDLAKSHSNENPVYYIQYAHARISSIFRQAADAGIETGDAPEFSRLVDETEIALIKKIEEYAEEIERAARERAPHRIARFAYDTAGLFHSFYNKCRIVGVEPALSGARLALVAVARNVLRHALGILGISAPEKM, translated from the coding sequence TTGGACATCAAGGAACAGTTGAGCGCAGCCATTCGGCAGGCGGCGCAAAAGGCGATTGCCGACGGCGTGTTTCCGGCAGGAGAACTTGCCGACATCCTGCTCGAAGTGCCGCCGGACAAAAAGTTTGGTGATTTTGCAACGAACTTCGCTATGCAGTCGGCGCGCGTCTTTCGCATGAATCCGAAGAAGATTGCCGAGGAGCTTGTGTCGCGCATCGAGGGTGACTGGCTCGATCATGCGGAGATCGCAGGGCCGGGCTTCATCAATTTCTATCTCAAGGGCAATGTGCTCTATGATCTGCTTCGTCATCTATACGAAGGGGGCGAGGCGTGTTTCAATCTGCCGCAGAAAGATACGGCGCGCATCATGGTCGAATATGTGAGCGCGAATCCGACAGGCCTGCTGCACGTCGGGCACGGACGCGGCGCAGCGGTCGGCAGCGCACTCGTCAATCTTCTGCGAGCGGCAGGCTATCCCGTTCACAGCGAATACTACATCAATGACGCGGGCAATCAGATCGACAACCTCGCGGCATCGGTCAACGCGCGCTACTTGGAACTGCTGGGCAAGGAGACGGTCTTTCCTGAAAACGGCTACCACGGCGCAGATATCGTTGACACGGCGAAGCGCATCGTGGAAGCGGATGGCGAGAAGTATCTCTCGCTGAGCGAGGAACAGCGCCTCGCCGCCTTCAAGGAATTCGCTTTGAAGGAAAAGCTTGCACAGCTGAAGGAGGATCTCGCCGCGTTCAACGTGACGTTCGACGAATGGTTCAGCGAGCGCACGCTCCATCCCGAGGCCGTGCGCGACGCTTGTCAGACGCTCAAGGAGAAGGGAAAGGTCTACGACAAGGACGGTGCCCTGTGGCTGCGCTCGACGGATTACGGTGACGACAAGGATCGCGTCGTCATACGTGACAACGGCGTGCCGACATACCTTGCAGCGGATATCGCCTACCATCGGAACAAGTTGGAGCGCGGCTTCGGCCATCTCATCAACATCTGGGGGGCAGACCATCACGGCTATGTCTGCCGCGTCAAGGCGGCGCTCGCGGCACTTGGCTATGCGCCCGAGCAGTTGGAAGTGCTCCTCCTGCAGATGGTCAGCCTGTATCGCGGCGGCGAACTCGTGAAGATGTCGAAGCGCACGGGCGAGAGCGTGACGCTCGAAGAGCTCATCGAGGAGGTCGGTACGGACGCAGCGCGCTACTTCTTCCTCATGCGCTCACTGGACAGTCAGCTCGACTTCGATCTCGACCTTGCGAAGTCGCATTCCAACGAGAATCCCGTCTACTATATCCAGTATGCGCACGCACGCATTTCGAGCATCTTCCGCCAGGCGGCCGACGCTGGAATCGAGACGGGCGACGCACCCGAGTTTTCGCGGCTCGTCGATGAGACGGAAATCGCCTTGATCAAGAAGATCGAGGAATATGCGGAAGAGATCGAGCGTGCAGCGAGAGAACGTGCGCCGCACCGCATCGCGCGTTTCGCTTACGATACGGCGGGGCTGTTCCACAGCTTTTACAACAAGTGCCGCATCGTAGGCGTGGAGCCTGCGCTCTCGGGCGCACGCTTGGCGCTTGTGGCGGTCGCGAGGAATGTTCTGCGCCATGCTCTGGGGATTCTCGGCATTTCCGCGCCGGAGAAGATGTGA
- a CDS encoding protein O-GlcNAcase, with product MRIFLTLLLAALFCSAAVFSENAASASTQGANTWIAQGLRPESGVVEGFYGRPWTEAERRMMLHFLGEHGMNLYVYAPKDDPYHREKWREPYPSQEMLALKRLAAEARTSGVELVFAVSPGLDQRFSGWAGEADEKTMLRKLESVHEMGVERFAIFFDDIEHKDGRAQALFVNRLNEELLARHLTEKPLFVVPTEYFLQDMETAGVAKPYTREFAAQLDDDIVVLFTGEGVVPEGISAEDMTEAERLYGRTLGIWWNYPVTDYLPGKLALGPIQGLDETVAERAPVFLMNPMEKPYLSRIALATGAEWLSSPASYDAERAWYTAIREQYGGLAGAMELFALHSRRMEKDWAHTGALDAPLLKEQMEAFWQKVERGERADKEAEALAKEFRRLKRAAKQLKEKLPPETLAECLPQLQLFAQYAESAETSLAMVKARREGRFAHETALYQKIKDVPTEWQKKEEPRLSEQVLADFLARAKAWHEMQEVGGGRRGN from the coding sequence ATGAGAATCTTCCTGACATTGCTCTTGGCGGCGCTTTTCTGCAGCGCCGCCGTTTTTTCGGAGAATGCTGCTTCCGCTTCGACGCAGGGCGCAAATACTTGGATAGCACAAGGTCTAAGGCCGGAGAGCGGCGTCGTCGAGGGCTTTTACGGCAGACCGTGGACGGAAGCCGAGCGGCGCATGATGCTGCACTTCTTGGGCGAACACGGCATGAATCTCTACGTCTACGCGCCGAAGGACGATCCGTACCATCGCGAGAAGTGGCGTGAGCCGTATCCGTCGCAGGAGATGCTCGCGCTGAAGCGCCTTGCCGCCGAGGCGCGGACTTCGGGCGTGGAGTTGGTCTTCGCTGTATCGCCGGGACTTGACCAGCGCTTTTCGGGTTGGGCGGGCGAGGCGGATGAAAAGACTATGCTGCGAAAGCTGGAATCTGTTCATGAGATGGGCGTAGAGCGCTTCGCCATATTCTTCGACGATATTGAGCACAAGGACGGCAGGGCGCAGGCACTTTTCGTGAACCGCCTGAATGAGGAGCTTTTAGCCCGTCACCTCACGGAAAAGCCACTGTTTGTCGTGCCGACGGAATATTTTCTGCAAGATATGGAGACTGCTGGCGTGGCGAAGCCCTACACGCGTGAATTTGCCGCGCAGCTCGATGACGATATCGTCGTTCTGTTCACAGGAGAAGGCGTCGTGCCCGAAGGCATAAGCGCCGAAGATATGACGGAGGCTGAGCGCCTTTATGGGCGGACGCTCGGCATCTGGTGGAACTATCCAGTGACGGATTACTTGCCGGGCAAACTCGCGCTTGGCCCCATACAGGGATTGGATGAAACTGTGGCGGAGCGTGCGCCCGTCTTCTTGATGAATCCGATGGAAAAACCCTATCTTTCGCGCATCGCCTTGGCTACGGGCGCAGAGTGGCTCTCTTCGCCCGCCTCGTATGATGCGGAAAGAGCTTGGTATACCGCCATCCGTGAGCAATACGGCGGCTTGGCGGGAGCGATGGAACTTTTCGCGCTTCATTCGCGCCGCATGGAAAAGGATTGGGCACATACGGGCGCACTCGATGCGCCTTTGCTGAAAGAGCAGATGGAAGCTTTCTGGCAAAAGGTGGAGCGTGGGGAAAGGGCCGACAAGGAAGCGGAAGCTCTCGCAAAGGAATTTCGTCGCCTGAAGCGTGCTGCCAAGCAGTTGAAGGAGAAGCTTCCACCGGAAACTCTTGCCGAATGCCTGCCGCAGCTCCAGCTCTTCGCTCAATATGCGGAGTCGGCGGAAACGTCCCTCGCGATGGTGAAAGCGCGGCGCGAAGGACGCTTTGCGCACGAGACGGCGCTTTATCAAAAAATCAAGGATGTTCCAACAGAGTGGCAAAAAAAGGAAGAACCGCGTCTCTCCGAGCAGGTGCTCGCAGATTTTCTCGCGAGGGCGAAGGCGTGGCATGAAATGCAAGAGGTTGGCGGAGGACGGAGGGGAAATTAG
- a CDS encoding DUF5348 domain-containing protein, translated as MEGEILWKKDHYAIRYFEDGDEHLQSLALGDEIEVLVNDAWKKVKVEAKNGEPVLVGVGYGDGIGCQARFEKK; from the coding sequence ATGGAAGGAGAAATCCTCTGGAAGAAGGATCATTACGCCATACGTTACTTCGAGGATGGCGATGAACATCTGCAGTCGCTGGCATTGGGCGATGAGATCGAGGTCCTCGTCAACGACGCATGGAAAAAGGTGAAGGTGGAGGCGAAGAACGGCGAGCCGGTTCTCGTCGGCGTCGGCTATGGCGACGGTATCGGCTGCCAGGCGCGTTTTGAGAAGAAGTAG
- a CDS encoding cupin domain-containing protein: MRYEKAAVWLLTGILAGMSPTVQTVDAAAQSKPPASSAAQGADGKTNTAGTAMDEAAWEAALAAGATVSAVHGTVTPDPAAAQATPDASAAAGKADVTPAANAGAAQAERPAESPTANEKSDAAQAAVTSDGGAAMQQVQPAQQMQQESAVVQMTPPEVQAAKTTAVPNAPARVQEIMQKFRLSGNPRSGAYSWVYTSPTWTAEAISRPAAGSSYFLLAGSENLRFQSFDCDEVWYFHEGCGMRLTVLGADGTVRTFELGVGGAAMPMVLIPKGQIFAAENVDSAGYSFISCMTIPALETAGIRVWQREELLARYPQAKEAIERYTDAPWGAARTQETAQAGGDIHG; this comes from the coding sequence ATGCGGTATGAAAAGGCTGCGGTCTGGCTTCTGACGGGAATCTTGGCAGGGATGTCGCCGACGGTGCAGACGGTTGATGCGGCGGCTCAGTCGAAGCCGCCGGCTTCGTCCGCTGCCCAAGGTGCGGACGGCAAGACGAATACTGCGGGGACGGCGATGGATGAGGCGGCGTGGGAAGCCGCCTTGGCTGCAGGCGCGACGGTCAGTGCTGTGCATGGGACGGTGACGCCGGATCCGGCTGCAGCGCAAGCGACGCCGGATGCGAGTGCGGCCGCTGGCAAGGCGGATGTTACGCCAGCGGCAAATGCGGGCGCAGCTCAAGCGGAGCGTCCTGCTGAGTCACCGACAGCAAATGAAAAGTCTGATGCAGCGCAGGCGGCGGTGACGTCCGATGGAGGCGCAGCGATGCAGCAGGTGCAGCCTGCGCAGCAGATGCAGCAGGAAAGCGCGGTCGTACAGATGACGCCGCCCGAGGTTCAGGCAGCAAAGACGACGGCAGTTCCGAATGCGCCAGCACGCGTGCAGGAAATCATGCAGAAGTTCCGACTCTCGGGCAATCCGCGAAGCGGTGCCTACAGCTGGGTCTACACGTCGCCGACGTGGACGGCGGAAGCCATCAGCCGCCCGGCGGCGGGCAGCAGTTACTTCCTGCTCGCCGGCTCGGAAAACCTGCGCTTCCAGTCCTTTGACTGCGATGAAGTATGGTACTTTCATGAAGGCTGCGGCATGAGGCTGACGGTGCTCGGCGCCGACGGCACGGTGCGCACCTTCGAGCTTGGCGTGGGCGGCGCGGCTATGCCGATGGTTCTGATTCCCAAGGGACAGATCTTCGCAGCGGAGAATGTTGACTCTGCGGGCTACAGCTTCATCAGCTGCATGACGATTCCTGCCTTGGAGACGGCGGGAATCCGCGTCTGGCAGCGTGAGGAGCTTTTGGCAAGGTATCCGCAGGCGAAGGAAGCGATCGAGCGCTACACCGATGCGCCATGGGGAGCGGCTCGGACGCAGGAGACGGCACAGGCGGGAGGCGATATTCATGGCTGA
- a CDS encoding CTP synthase, which translates to MAKYIFVTGGVVSSLGKGITAASLGRLLKNRGIKVTIQKFDPYINIDPGTMSPYQHGEVFVTDDGAETDLDLGHYERFIDINLTKNSNITAGKVYNNVLTKERRGDYLGKTVQVIPHITNEIKQRVYDVAAADGADVVITEIGGTVGDIESLPFLEAIRQVKKEVGRYDVLYIHVTLVPYIAAAGELKTKPTQHSVKELRGIGIQPDILVCRAEKEISSDMKEKLALFCDVDKSAVIENLTAPTIYEVPLMMAKEGLDKIVLEKLHMDYSPANMEEWEKMVFKIKHPAKKVKVAIVGKYVDLPDAYMSVTEALHHAGIANDTDVKIAWVNSEAIEAADVELSEVFAGCKGILVPGGFGDRGVEGKIRAVQYARENAIPFLGLCLGMQCAVIEFARHVCGMTDAHSTEFNHETKHPVIDLMLSQKDVEDKGGTMRLGAYPCKLREGSKSLAAYAEEEISERHRHRYEFNNDFRTELEGAGLAVAGTLPDDSLVEIVEVKNHPWFVGSQFHPELKSRPNHPHPLFRDFVKAALEVK; encoded by the coding sequence ATGGCAAAGTATATTTTCGTTACGGGCGGCGTCGTTTCGTCCCTCGGCAAGGGCATAACGGCTGCTTCCTTGGGGCGGCTCTTGAAGAATCGCGGCATCAAGGTCACGATCCAGAAGTTCGATCCATATATCAACATCGACCCCGGCACGATGAGTCCATACCAGCATGGTGAGGTGTTCGTTACGGACGATGGCGCGGAGACGGATCTCGATCTCGGACACTATGAGCGCTTCATCGATATCAACCTCACGAAAAACTCCAATATCACGGCGGGCAAGGTTTACAACAACGTGCTGACGAAGGAGCGGCGTGGCGACTATCTGGGCAAGACGGTGCAGGTCATCCCGCACATCACGAATGAGATCAAGCAGCGCGTCTATGATGTTGCGGCCGCTGACGGCGCCGACGTCGTCATCACGGAAATAGGCGGCACGGTAGGCGATATCGAGAGCCTGCCGTTTCTCGAAGCGATCCGCCAAGTCAAGAAAGAGGTTGGACGCTACGATGTGCTCTACATCCATGTGACGCTCGTGCCGTACATTGCGGCGGCAGGCGAACTGAAGACGAAGCCGACGCAGCACAGCGTCAAGGAACTTCGCGGCATCGGCATTCAGCCCGACATCCTTGTCTGCCGCGCGGAAAAAGAGATTTCGAGCGATATGAAGGAAAAGCTTGCTCTCTTCTGCGATGTGGACAAGAGCGCCGTCATTGAAAACCTCACGGCGCCGACGATTTACGAGGTTCCTCTGATGATGGCGAAGGAAGGCCTCGACAAGATTGTGCTCGAAAAGCTCCACATGGATTACAGCCCTGCGAACATGGAAGAGTGGGAGAAGATGGTCTTCAAGATCAAGCATCCCGCGAAGAAAGTCAAGGTCGCCATCGTCGGCAAGTATGTGGATCTGCCCGACGCCTACATGTCGGTGACGGAGGCGCTGCACCATGCGGGCATCGCGAACGATACGGACGTCAAGATCGCATGGGTCAATTCGGAGGCGATCGAGGCGGCGGACGTCGAGCTCAGCGAGGTCTTTGCAGGGTGCAAGGGAATACTCGTGCCGGGCGGCTTCGGCGACCGCGGCGTCGAGGGCAAGATTCGCGCCGTGCAGTACGCGCGTGAGAACGCGATTCCGTTCCTCGGACTGTGCCTCGGCATGCAGTGCGCCGTCATCGAGTTTGCGCGTCACGTCTGCGGCATGACAGACGCTCATTCGACGGAATTCAATCACGAGACGAAGCATCCCGTCATCGACCTCATGCTCTCGCAGAAGGACGTCGAGGACAAGGGTGGGACAATGCGCTTGGGGGCTTACCCGTGCAAGCTTCGGGAAGGCTCGAAGAGCCTTGCCGCTTACGCGGAGGAAGAAATCAGCGAGCGCCATCGCCACCGCTACGAGTTCAACAACGATTTTCGTACCGAGCTTGAGGGGGCGGGGCTTGCCGTTGCGGGAACGCTGCCCGACGACAGCCTTGTCGAGATCGTCGAGGTCAAGAACCATCCGTGGTTCGTCGGCTCGCAGTTCCATCCCGAGCTGAAATCGCGTCCGAACCATCCGCATCCGCTGTTCCGTGATTTCGTGAAGGCGGCTCTTGAAGTGAAATGA
- a CDS encoding DUF697 domain-containing protein: protein MAEMVRMETLEEIREGCHKSVKRYAVLGAANAVNPIPGLDIGVDAGLCLRMMADMRARFGLSKEAESKLRHYDVLVPLVKKVFDFATKEGVMIVLKSFGKRYLGKTTAKYVPFIGQGIAAAAGYGMMRWFARQYIEDCYELARLARENAVTIDAEAKVLP from the coding sequence ATGGCTGAAATGGTGCGCATGGAAACTTTGGAAGAGATCCGCGAAGGCTGCCATAAGAGTGTCAAGCGGTATGCCGTGCTAGGTGCGGCGAATGCGGTCAATCCGATTCCTGGACTCGACATCGGCGTTGATGCGGGACTCTGCCTGCGCATGATGGCGGATATGCGCGCACGTTTCGGGTTGTCCAAGGAAGCCGAGAGCAAGCTGCGCCACTACGATGTCCTCGTACCGCTCGTCAAGAAGGTGTTTGACTTCGCGACGAAGGAGGGCGTGATGATCGTTTTGAAAAGCTTCGGCAAGCGCTACCTCGGCAAGACGACGGCGAAGTATGTGCCTTTCATCGGACAGGGAATCGCAGCGGCCGCTGGGTATGGCATGATGCGCTGGTTCGCACGCCAGTATATCGAGGACTGCTACGAGCTTGCACGCTTGGCGCGTGAGAATGCGGTCACAATCGATGCGGAGGCGAAAGTACTTCCTTAG
- a CDS encoding proline--tRNA ligase, producing MLTSKLYAPTLREVPSDAEITSHRLMLRAGMIRKAAGGVYTYLPLAWRTIKKIEQIIREEMDAAGGQELCMPIMQPAEIWQESGRWSVFGQEMFRLKDCHGREFCLGPTHEEMITTLVRDEVRSYKQLPLLLYQIQNKYRDEIRPRFGLMRSREFIMKDLYSFDKDEAGADVSYKKMYDAYTNIFTRCGLKFRPVEADAGAIGGNHTHEFTVLAAAGESEIACCTACDYAANVEKAELLPIDASEEEAQPLKKVETPACKTIELVADFLRVPLEKTIKAVAFQDENDALVLAFVRGDHEVNDVKLQNAVGALELRMADEAAISAAGGVAGFMSPIGIKKGTKIVVDSTVMKIKNAVAGANEVDVHYTGVNPVRDFTDVLTTDIRLMTAGDPCPHCGAPVEITRGIEAGQVFKLGTKYSEALGATFLDENGKEKALFMGCYGIGVGRTMAAAIEQHNDEHGIIWPRAIAPYEVVVVPVNAKASEQLALAEEVYETLLAAGVDAILDDRKDRAGVKFKDADLIGYPLRITIGPKALEEGKIELKVRRSGESFDCTKAECLAKVQELLKDL from the coding sequence TTGCTTACATCGAAGTTATACGCGCCGACGTTGCGCGAGGTGCCTTCCGACGCTGAGATCACGAGTCATCGTCTCATGCTGCGTGCGGGAATGATCCGCAAGGCGGCGGGCGGCGTCTATACGTATCTGCCTCTGGCGTGGCGCACGATCAAAAAGATCGAGCAGATCATCCGCGAGGAGATGGATGCGGCGGGCGGGCAGGAACTGTGCATGCCGATCATGCAGCCGGCGGAGATCTGGCAGGAGTCGGGGCGTTGGAGCGTATTCGGACAGGAGATGTTCCGCCTGAAGGACTGCCATGGCCGTGAATTCTGCCTCGGCCCGACGCACGAGGAGATGATCACGACGCTCGTGCGCGATGAGGTGCGCTCCTACAAACAGCTGCCGCTCCTTCTGTACCAGATTCAAAACAAGTATCGCGACGAGATTCGTCCGCGCTTCGGACTCATGCGCAGCCGCGAGTTCATCATGAAGGATCTCTATTCCTTCGACAAGGACGAGGCGGGAGCCGATGTGTCCTACAAGAAAATGTACGACGCCTATACAAACATCTTCACGCGCTGTGGCCTGAAGTTCCGTCCCGTCGAGGCGGACGCGGGTGCGATCGGCGGCAATCACACGCATGAGTTCACGGTGCTCGCTGCCGCCGGCGAGTCAGAAATTGCGTGCTGCACGGCGTGCGACTACGCGGCGAACGTGGAAAAGGCGGAGCTTCTTCCTATCGACGCATCCGAAGAAGAGGCGCAGCCTTTGAAGAAGGTCGAGACGCCTGCCTGCAAGACCATCGAGCTTGTTGCCGATTTCCTGCGCGTGCCGCTCGAAAAGACGATCAAGGCGGTCGCCTTTCAGGATGAAAATGACGCCCTCGTGCTCGCTTTCGTGCGCGGCGACCATGAAGTCAACGATGTGAAGCTGCAGAATGCCGTGGGGGCGCTTGAACTGCGCATGGCGGATGAGGCGGCGATTTCGGCAGCGGGCGGCGTCGCGGGCTTCATGAGTCCCATCGGCATCAAGAAGGGCACGAAGATCGTCGTCGACAGCACGGTCATGAAGATAAAGAATGCCGTTGCGGGTGCGAACGAGGTCGACGTGCATTATACGGGCGTGAATCCCGTGCGCGATTTCACGGATGTCCTCACCACAGATATCCGCTTGATGACGGCGGGCGATCCTTGCCCGCACTGCGGTGCGCCCGTTGAGATCACGAGAGGCATCGAGGCGGGACAGGTCTTCAAGCTCGGCACGAAGTACAGCGAGGCGCTCGGCGCGACCTTCCTCGATGAGAACGGCAAGGAGAAGGCGCTCTTCATGGGCTGCTACGGCATTGGCGTCGGCAGAACGATGGCGGCGGCCATCGAGCAGCACAATGACGAGCACGGCATCATCTGGCCGCGTGCCATTGCGCCCTACGAGGTCGTGGTCGTTCCCGTCAATGCGAAGGCGTCCGAGCAGCTGGCGCTTGCTGAAGAGGTGTATGAGACGCTTCTGGCCGCAGGTGTCGACGCGATTCTCGATGATCGCAAGGATCGCGCGGGCGTGAAGTTCAAAGACGCCGACCTCATCGGCTATCCGCTGCGCATCACGATCGGACCGAAAGCCTTGGAAGAGGGAAAGATCGAGCTGAAGGTGCGCCGCTCGGGCGAGAGCTTCGACTGCACGAAGGCGGAGTGCTTGGCGAAGGTGCAGGAGCTTTTGAAAGATCTTTGA
- the rpoE gene encoding DNA-directed RNA polymerase subunit delta: MILENTDYAKRSETDVAHDILSEKNEAMYYKDLVMEVIDKKRKPVQSLSHAISEVYTLINMDSRFHYEGEGKWGLTEWNPPEVKRTHASRAGASSSPKTSRRREKLLEGIQEE; encoded by the coding sequence ATGATTTTGGAAAATACGGATTACGCGAAGCGCTCGGAGACGGATGTGGCGCATGACATTTTGAGTGAAAAGAACGAAGCGATGTACTACAAGGATCTCGTCATGGAGGTCATCGACAAGAAGCGAAAACCTGTGCAGTCGCTTTCTCATGCGATTTCGGAGGTCTACACGCTGATCAACATGGACAGTCGTTTCCACTATGAGGGAGAGGGGAAATGGGGACTGACGGAGTGGAATCCGCCTGAGGTGAAGCGCACGCATGCCTCGCGCGCGGGCGCTTCTTCCAGTCCCAAGACGTCGCGCCGCCGCGAAAAGCTCTTGGAGGGCATACAGGAGGAATAA
- a CDS encoding DUF1934 domain-containing protein yields MNRVIVKVTGEQKDAAGDVSRIEMTAMGEHYFRNGKHYIIYEDTSLAEGAPASTMLKVAADSLTLTRRGAVEQKQRFSPQSESRSRYRTPFGDLDLCVATQRLDIAYGSVSGRIDVSYDMHINGEWQSANELHIEVEADVSELQKLN; encoded by the coding sequence GTGAACAGGGTGATCGTAAAAGTCACGGGAGAGCAGAAGGATGCGGCAGGCGATGTCAGCCGCATAGAGATGACGGCCATGGGCGAACATTACTTTCGCAACGGCAAGCACTACATCATCTATGAGGACACATCCCTTGCCGAAGGCGCGCCCGCCTCGACGATGCTTAAGGTCGCGGCAGATTCCCTGACGCTGACGCGGCGCGGCGCCGTCGAGCAGAAGCAGCGCTTCTCACCGCAGAGCGAGAGCCGCAGCCGCTACCGCACGCCCTTCGGCGATCTCGACCTCTGCGTTGCGACGCAGCGTCTCGACATCGCCTACGGTTCCGTTTCAGGTCGGATCGATGTCTCCTACGACATGCACATCAACGGCGAATGGCAGTCGGCGAACGAACTGCACATCGAGGTTGAGGCGGATGTGTCGGAACTGCAGAAGCTGAACTGA